The following coding sequences are from one Triticum aestivum cultivar Chinese Spring chromosome 5A, IWGSC CS RefSeq v2.1, whole genome shotgun sequence window:
- the LOC123107069 gene encoding uncharacterized protein has translation MEKESQPAEYHRLEPGEPEAPVASPGAAGAPIYDVYMDDEEEAEEAYLESLDVPAGPVVLDADTAAAVEAERQAAMAADEEMAHALHMQDLVEAEEWELRDLDLEQPPGDYPASSRAGVGFGARATADNFLERQSGTFESIHEVESGTVFLGNSRILEPLECLESLPGPSAAGAAASPARQTIRSQDAGGSSSSQQVPGHGVAATVPSVTPPIGFVPSPRRCGALCAIAPRARPIGPFDDPVSVKRRALLADAASSVMFPAMEEGHDNGWYEAIVLDDADKLELAEKQRLLESLQLCLPRSDEPCKPSVAAGGGEEEEEEGGFSLPKFCQRWGVSPSDLEPDAPGPSTTKVPPLADDEVPTFDCGICMDTLPVFDLFHGLPCKHKFCATCMTTYVEGRIRASELPIPCPDAGCKGKENAVLHPEKCKKAIDYGAFGDWGARLTERALPADRRAYCPNRRCGVILETSGGAEPAMAPCPACKHQLCATCGMEWSPDGAAGEHDCAKGPDAALVRRLAQERQWKQCPSCRMIVERSYGCNRMTCRCGFVFCYQCGRPMSRGQPGEAGLLEPCRCHDAGLAFAFAHHHQAHHVELNVPGPPPLLQEEEAAAVEALVMNRLPPVLPADRAHRRLEVADGIHQPGPQDAPDVEMENFLY, from the exons ATGGAGAAAGAATCCCAGCCCGCGGAGTATCACCGGCTCGAGCCGGGGGAACCAGAGGCGCCCGTCGCCAGCCCTGGCGCCGCCGGGGCTCCCATCTACGACGTgtacatggatgatgaggaggaggccgaggaggcgtATCTGGAGAGCCTCGACGTCCCCGCGGGCCCCGTCGTCCTCGacgcggacacggcggcggcggtggaggcggaacggcaggccgccatggccgccgacgAGGAGATGGCGCACGCGCTGCACATGCAGGACCTCGTGGAGGCGGAGGAGTGGGAGCTGCGTGACCTGGACCTGGAACAGCCGCCCGGCGACTACCCCGCCTCCTCCAGGGCCGGCGTCGGCTTCGGCGCCAGGGCCACCGCGGACAACTTCTTGGAGAGACAGAGCGGGACCTTCGAGAGCATCCATGAGGTGGAGAGCGGAACCGTCTTCCTCGGCAATTCGAGAATCCTGGAACCCCTCGAGTGTCTGGAAAGTCTGCCAGGCCCGAGCGCTGCCGGCGCCGCCGCATCTCCGGCGAGACAGACCATCCGCTCCCAAGACGCCGGCGGCTCCTCGTCAAGCCAGCAAGTCCCCGGACACGGGGTAGCCGCTACTGTACCAAGCGTGACCCCGCCCATCGGCTTCGTCCCATCTCCAAGAAGATGCGGCGCTCTCTGCGCCATCGCCCCGCGGGCCAGACCAATCGGCCCTTTCGACGACCCCGTTTCCGTGAAAAGACGGGCCCTCCTCGCCGACGCCGCCTCATCGGTCATGTTCCCCGCAATGGAAGAAGGGCACGACAACGGCTGGTACGAGGCCATCGTCCTCGACGATGCTGACAAGCTGGAGCTGGCGGAGAAGCAGCGATTGCTCGAATCATTGCAGCTGTGCCTCCCAAGATCTGATGAACCCTGCAAGCCCTCCGTcgcggccggcggcggagaagaagaagaagaagagggcgggtTCTCCCTGCCCAAGTTCTGCCAGAGGTGGGGCGTCAGCCCGTCCGACCTCGAGCCCGACGCGCCCGGCCCGTCGACGACGAAGGTGCCCCCGCTGGCCGACGACGAGGTGCCCACGTTCGACTGCGGCATCTGCATGGACACCCTCCCCGTCTTCGACCTCTTCCACGGGCTCCCCTGCAAGCACAAGTTCTGCGCGACGTGCATGACCACCTACGTGGAGGGCAGGATCCGGGCGAGCGAGCTGCCCATCCCGTGCCCCGACGCGGGGTGCAAGGGCAAAGAGAACGCCGTCCTCCACCCGGAGAAGTGCAAGAAGGCGATCGACTACGGCGCGTTCGGCGATTGGGGCGCGCGGCTCACGGAGCGCGCGCTCCCGGCCGACCGGCGCGCGTACTGCCCGAACCGGCGGTGCGGGGTCATCCTGGAGACGAGCGGCGGGGCGgagccggccatggcgccgtgccCGGCGTGCAAGCACCAGCTGTGCGCCACCTGCGGCATGGAGTGGAGCCCGGACGGGGCGGCCGGCGAGCACGACTGCGCCAAGGGCCCCGACGCCGCGCTCGTGAGGAGGCTCGCGCAGGAGCGCCAGTGGAAACAGTGCCCGAGCTGCAGGATGATCGTCGAGAGGAGCTACGGATGCAATCGAATGACATGCAG GTGCGGCTTCGTCTTCTGCTACCAGTGCGGGCGCCCCATGAGCAGGGGGCAGCCGGGAGAGGCAGGCCTGCTGGAGCCATGCCGGTGCCACGACGCCGGGCTCGCGTTCGCCTTCGCGCACCACCACCAGGCCCACCACGTCGAGCTGAACGTGCCGGGGCCGCCCCCGCtcctgcaggaggaggaggcggcggcggtggaggccctCGTCATGAACAGGCTGCCGCCCGTTCTCCCCGCAGACAGGGCGCACCGCCGGCTGGAGGTGGCCGACGGCATTCACCAGCCCGGCCCTCAAGATGCCCCAGACGTGGAAATGGAAAACTTCTTGTACTAG
- the LOC123103789 gene encoding E3 ubiquitin-protein ligase RNF144B-like: MASAAQELDVQDLRLQELIRGSMPDRPPSSSSSRVPPLSDDEIGRFHCAVCMEPKLVFDRFRATPACAHDFCVACVVAHIEARVVDGAVPVPCPAAGAGCPGAMHPEACKKLLHMDVFDAWCVALCERAVGPARARCPYRDRGELVVLDAGCGAAVGEVPEEATCPGCSRAFCLLCEEPWDDRHDGGQGCALDRLAVGRSWMRCPSCRAMIDRIDGCKTMLCRCGSVFCYGCGSSRVEGMCRCYASRREDFIPLDAGADLVGAGPSAGLSSTLSKDSSVDGC; the protein is encoded by the exons ATGGCGAGCGCGGCGCAGGAGCTCGACGTCCAGGACCTCCGCCTGCAGGAGCTCATCCGGGGCTCCATGCCGGACcggccgccgtcctcgtcgtcgtcccGCGTGCCGCCGCTCAGCGACGACGAGATCGGCCGGTTCCACTGCGCGGTCTGCATGGAGCCCAAGCTGGTGTTCGACCGGTTCCGCGCCACGCCGGCCTGCGCGCACGACTTCTGCGTCGCCTGCGTCGTGGCCCACATCGAGGCCCGCGTCGTGGACGGCGCCGTGCCCGTGCCCTGCCCGGCGGCCGGGGCCGGCTGCCCCGGCGCCATGCACCCGGAGGCCTGCAAGAAGCTGCTCCACATGGACGTATTCGACGCCTGGTGCGTCGCGCTCTGCGAGCGCGCCGTCGGGCCGGCCCGCGCGCGCTGCCCCTACCGGGACCGCGGCGAGCTCGTGGTGCTCGACGCCGgctgcggcgccgccgtcggcgaggTGCCTGAGGAGGCGACCTGCCCCGGCTGCTCGCGCGCCTTCTGCCTGCTGTGCGAGGAGCCCTGGGACGACCGCCACGACGGCGGCCAGGGGTGCGCGCTCGACCGGCTCGCCGTGGGGCGCAGCTGGATGCGCTGCCCGAGCTGCCGCGCCATGATCGACCGGATCGACGGCTGCAAGACCATGCTGTGCAG GTGTGGCTCCGTCTTCTGCTACGGCTGCGGCTCGTCTCGGGTAGAGGGGATGTGCAGATGCTATGCTTCGCGACGGGAGGATTTCATACCACTCGACGCCGGCGCTGATCTCGTCGGGGCCGGGCCAAGCGCTGGCCTATCCTCGACTCTCAGCAAGGATAGCTCGGTTGATGGTTGTTGA
- the LOC123103787 gene encoding uncharacterized protein yields the protein MAEDRSWMYTGRQSRKKFTPEWLEKTTEFVERAFRILPPRRQAVVLCPCARCEFRLYRSKDEIQLHLFKNGFAPGYTVWVYHGERRNPQPAKPSDDRPKENGDLSGKKDGAGGGEQASKSAQGTKKWACARGKPPKKNQLWARAAAQGEGGPATMAEDRNWMYTGRQSRDSITPEWVEKTTEFVERAFRGVPPERLGVGMLCPCARCRNRNRRPRTKYAMQLDLGRNGFMPGYTVWVHHGEGHNPQPAKPSDDHPEENLDGAGGGEQVSKPQGTEEWEMPLLEAYARSKLPKEDQIKWSYQKYLWEQEKTKQHQQQSAPKAKRLRTSGSSAAKPAEEEGRNVSVPEPELEDTATSTANPATADNACGVQIPAGRNSV from the exons aTGGCGGAAGACCGCAGCTGGATGTACACGGGCCGCCAGAGCAGGAAGAAGTTCACCCCCGAGTGGTTGGAGAAGACGACCGAGTTCGTGGAGCGCGCCTTCCGCATCCTCCCGCCGAGGCGCCAGGCCGTCGTGCTGTGCCCCTGCGCTCGCTGCGAGTTCAGGCTGTACAGATCGAAGGACGAGATTCAGCTGCATCTGTTCAAGAACGGGTTCGCGCCAGGGTACACGGTGTGGGTGTACCACGGCGAGCGACGCAACCCCCAGCCTGCTAAGCCGTCCGACGACCGCCCCAAAGAGAATGGCGATCTCAGCGGGAAGAAGgatggcgccggcggcggcgagcaagcgTCGAAATCAGCGCAG GGGACCAAGAAGTGGGCGTGTGCAAGAGGAAAGCCACCAAAGAAGAATCAACTGTGGGCGCGGGCTGCCGCGCAGGGAGAGGGAGGCCCCGCGACGATGGCGGAAGACCGCAACTGGATGTACACGGGCCGCCAGAGCAGGGACTCGATCACCCCCGAGTGGGTGGAGAAGACGACCGAGTTCGTGGAGCGCGCCTTCCGCGGCGTCCCGCCGGAGCGCCTGGGCGTGGGCATGCTGTGCCCCTGCGCGCGCTGCCGCAACCGCAACAGGCGGCCGAGGACCAAGTACGCCATGCAGCTGGATCTGGGCAGGAACGGCTTCATGCCAGGGTACACGGTGTGGGTGCACCACGGCGAGGGCCACAACCCCCAGCCGGCGAAGCCATCCGACGACCACCCCGAAGAGAATCTTGATGGCGCCGGTGGTGGCGAGCAAGTGTCGAAGCCGCAG GGGACTGAGGAGTGGGAAATGCCCTTGCTTGAGGCGTATGCAAGAAGCAAGCTACCAAAAGAGGATCAAATTAAGTGGAGCTACCAGAAATACCTGTGGGAGCAAGAGAAAACCAAGCAGCACCAGCAACAGAGTGCACCAAAGGCAAAGAGGCTG CGCACCTCTGGTTCGTCCGCTGCCAAGCCCGCTGAGGAGGAAGGGCGCAATGTCAGCGTCCCGGAGCCTGAACTTGAAGATACAGCAACGTCAACAGCTAATCCGGCAACGGCAGACAACGCGTGTGGAGTTCAAATCCCAGCTGGACGGAATTCCGTGTAA